A single region of the Nitrospira sp. genome encodes:
- a CDS encoding B12-binding domain-containing radical SAM protein — protein MLVFLIHVRDPQFYALPAKTRAKNGRIRVMGFPPIGIMSLSAVLKQAGHECVMFDQANPETPNDFIIEQIKTRKPVLVGLSFLSTTSYPYAKILARQIRAEDAKVKLAFGGVFASLNAGLVKLQCPEVDFVCRGDGEQLLLDLLKNMDDPSSVGGVTWAKDGRVVNNPNRSVERHLDQWAFPDRESLELDFVESMPLDVPAVLSMERFTTMQTSRGCPWPCVFCDIPIFNEGKWRARSADHVVAELKYLEANGYGSVYFVDDHFLLQPKRIEAICQGVIDAKLSIQWGIEGRVDSVAQHLFPIMAQAHCRTVMFGIESGSQKILDRLQKEQTLEEVETAVKNAKKAGIEIVHGFFTVGNPDETVEDMEKTFEFASRLPLDTFGFNRLCVYRGTPLWQEYVKRGLVSDAKDWYKYFKCSEIDPTCLPGEVINQVRQEGLKKLFLYKLTRYPIQTFKLLRRFLRYMPFRDVAYLIMKPFLGQKKGATKAEVLSRAVEHAEMKDAAAQLTQLSDELLHNVMEESKAERQRIQQEAEGTRELPMVQTR, from the coding sequence ATGTTGGTCTTTCTGATACACGTTCGCGATCCCCAGTTTTATGCATTGCCCGCAAAGACTCGGGCGAAGAACGGTCGCATTCGAGTCATGGGTTTTCCGCCGATCGGCATCATGTCGCTGTCCGCCGTACTAAAACAGGCCGGACATGAGTGCGTGATGTTCGACCAAGCCAACCCGGAAACTCCCAACGACTTCATCATCGAACAGATTAAAACCCGGAAGCCGGTGCTTGTCGGGCTAAGCTTCCTAAGTACGACGAGCTACCCCTACGCCAAGATTTTAGCTAGGCAGATCCGAGCCGAGGATGCCAAGGTCAAGTTGGCGTTTGGGGGGGTGTTTGCCAGTCTGAATGCGGGATTGGTCAAGTTGCAGTGTCCCGAAGTGGATTTTGTTTGTCGTGGGGATGGAGAGCAGCTCCTGTTGGACCTACTCAAGAACATGGACGATCCCAGTTCCGTCGGCGGCGTGACGTGGGCGAAGGACGGGCGTGTGGTGAACAACCCGAATCGTTCTGTGGAACGTCATCTCGATCAGTGGGCGTTTCCTGATCGGGAAAGCCTCGAATTGGATTTTGTGGAATCGATGCCGCTGGATGTGCCGGCGGTTCTTTCCATGGAACGATTTACGACCATGCAGACCTCAAGGGGGTGCCCCTGGCCCTGCGTGTTCTGCGATATCCCGATCTTTAATGAGGGAAAGTGGCGCGCCAGGAGCGCCGATCACGTGGTGGCGGAGCTCAAATATCTTGAGGCCAACGGGTATGGGTCTGTCTATTTCGTCGACGACCATTTCCTGCTTCAACCCAAGCGCATCGAAGCGATCTGTCAAGGGGTCATTGATGCCAAGCTCTCAATTCAGTGGGGAATCGAAGGACGGGTGGATTCCGTCGCGCAACATCTCTTCCCCATTATGGCGCAGGCCCACTGTCGGACGGTCATGTTTGGAATCGAAAGCGGAAGCCAAAAAATTTTGGATCGACTGCAAAAGGAACAGACGTTGGAGGAAGTGGAGACCGCCGTCAAGAATGCGAAGAAGGCGGGCATTGAAATCGTTCACGGGTTCTTCACAGTCGGAAATCCAGATGAAACCGTCGAGGATATGGAGAAGACGTTCGAGTTCGCCTCACGGCTTCCGTTGGATACGTTCGGCTTCAATCGTCTCTGTGTCTACCGGGGCACGCCTCTGTGGCAGGAATACGTCAAACGTGGTCTGGTGAGTGACGCCAAGGATTGGTACAAGTACTTCAAATGCTCCGAGATTGATCCCACGTGCCTTCCTGGGGAAGTGATCAATCAAGTCCGCCAGGAAGGTTTGAAGAAACTGTTTCTCTACAAGTTGACTCGGTATCCCATTCAAACCTTCAAATTGCTTCGCCGCTTCCTCCGTTATATGCCGTTCCGTGACGTTGCCTATCTCATCATGAAGCCCTTCCTCGGTCAGAAAAAAGGTGCGACTAAGGCGGAGGTTCTTTCGCGTGCCGTGGAGCATGCCGAAATGAAGGATGCTGCAGCCCAGCTCACCCAGCTGAGCGACGAGTTACTGCACAATGTCATGGAAGAATCCAAAGCTGAACGGCAGCGGATTCAGCAGGAAGCAGAAGGAACTCGAGAACTGCCGATGGTGCAGACACGCTAA
- a CDS encoding metal-dependent hydrolase, whose amino-acid sequence MKIRVLAVLLAVTWWGSVAVAAERGTTLTWHGHAAFEITTPKGAIILIDPWLQNPLNPLVKDKQNPVDHMTKADYILITHGHFDHVGDAVAIAKKTGAKLVANFELAATLSKLHGYPKEQIGFPTFMNPGGEIRIADGEVQVAMTPAVHSSGLGNPFAKEQESDFVYGGNPAGFVLTIQQGPTFYHSGDTAYFKDMEVIGEQYGPDIALLNIGGHFGMESAMAARAAASVKAKYAIPHHYGTFPVLTQDAREFGEEVKRRHIGFLPMQPGETLMFEGAQPIKPQH is encoded by the coding sequence ATGAAGATTCGTGTTCTAGCGGTGCTGTTGGCGGTCACATGGTGGGGCTCTGTTGCAGTGGCTGCCGAACGTGGCACAACCCTGACGTGGCATGGACATGCCGCGTTTGAGATCACCACGCCTAAAGGCGCGATCATTCTGATCGACCCCTGGTTGCAGAACCCACTCAATCCACTGGTCAAGGATAAGCAAAACCCGGTCGACCATATGACGAAGGCGGATTATATTCTCATCACGCACGGGCATTTTGATCACGTCGGGGATGCCGTTGCCATTGCGAAGAAGACCGGGGCCAAACTCGTGGCCAATTTTGAGTTGGCGGCCACGTTGTCCAAACTTCACGGATACCCAAAAGAGCAGATCGGATTTCCCACGTTCATGAATCCCGGGGGGGAAATCCGAATCGCTGACGGCGAAGTGCAGGTGGCGATGACACCCGCCGTGCATTCCAGCGGTTTGGGAAACCCTTTCGCCAAGGAACAGGAATCGGATTTTGTGTATGGCGGAAACCCGGCCGGTTTTGTTCTAACGATCCAGCAGGGGCCGACGTTCTATCACTCCGGAGACACGGCATACTTCAAGGATATGGAGGTTATCGGGGAGCAGTACGGACCTGATATCGCCTTGTTGAACATCGGGGGACATTTCGGGATGGAGTCGGCCATGGCGGCTAGGGCGGCGGCCAGCGTCAAGGCCAAGTATGCGATTCCTCATCATTACGGCACCTTCCCAGTACTGACTCAGGATGCCCGTGAGTTTGGCGAGGAAGTGAAGCGCCGGCACATCGGATTTCTCCCGATGCAACCAGGGGAAACCTTGATGTTTGAAGGGGCTCAGCCCATCAAGCCGCAGCACTGA
- a CDS encoding methionine adenosyltransferase encodes MRHNYLFTSESVTEGHPDKIADQISDGILDAIIAQDKLSRVACETILTTGIAFVAGEISTKAYVEIPDIIRDVIKDVGYTDASWGFDSNTCSVLTSIHQQSGDIAMGVDSGGAGDQGLMFGYATNETTELMPMPIVLAHRLTKRLAEVRKKKILKWVRPDGKSQVTVEYKDGKPFRVDTIVVSTQHSPEVTNKQIEKDLMEHVIRPVMPKGLYDPTSVKHHINPTGRFVVGGPMGDTGLTGRKIIVDTYGGHGSHGGGAFSGKDPSKVDRSASYMARYIAKNIVAAGLASKCEVQLAYAIGVADPVSVLVDTKDTENVAPENLDKLVRKHFPLTPRGIIDHLKLRRPIFRKTAAYGHFGRNEPEFTWEKTDKAKALRKDAGL; translated from the coding sequence ATGAGACATAACTATTTGTTTACGTCTGAATCGGTCACGGAAGGACACCCGGACAAGATCGCCGATCAAATTTCCGATGGAATCCTTGATGCCATTATTGCTCAAGACAAGCTTTCCCGGGTCGCCTGCGAGACGATCCTGACGACTGGTATCGCCTTCGTGGCCGGCGAAATTTCCACCAAAGCCTACGTCGAGATCCCCGATATCATCCGTGATGTGATCAAGGATGTCGGCTATACCGATGCCTCATGGGGCTTCGACTCCAATACTTGCTCTGTCCTGACCTCCATCCACCAGCAATCCGGCGATATCGCCATGGGAGTGGATTCCGGCGGCGCAGGAGACCAGGGGCTTATGTTCGGTTACGCGACCAACGAAACGACGGAGCTCATGCCGATGCCGATCGTGCTGGCGCATCGGCTCACCAAGCGCCTGGCGGAAGTGCGGAAGAAGAAGATTCTGAAGTGGGTTCGCCCCGACGGGAAATCCCAAGTCACGGTTGAATACAAGGACGGCAAACCGTTCCGCGTGGATACCATTGTGGTGTCCACCCAGCATAGCCCTGAGGTAACCAATAAGCAGATTGAGAAGGATTTGATGGAGCATGTGATTCGCCCGGTCATGCCGAAAGGCCTCTATGACCCAACCAGCGTGAAACATCACATCAATCCCACCGGACGCTTCGTGGTCGGCGGTCCGATGGGCGATACGGGGCTGACCGGCCGCAAGATTATCGTCGACACTTACGGCGGCCACGGCAGCCATGGCGGTGGCGCGTTCTCAGGGAAAGATCCATCAAAGGTGGACCGCTCGGCTTCCTATATGGCCCGCTACATCGCCAAGAACATCGTTGCCGCAGGACTAGCATCAAAGTGCGAAGTTCAGCTGGCCTATGCGATCGGAGTTGCCGACCCCGTCTCCGTGCTGGTCGATACCAAGGACACGGAAAACGTCGCTCCCGAAAATTTGGACAAGTTGGTTCGAAAGCATTTCCCACTGACCCCGCGCGGGATCATCGACCATCTCAAGCTTCGCCGTCCAATCTTCAGAAAGACGGCCGCCTACGGACACTTCGGCCGTAACGAGCCGGAATTCACGTGGGAAAAGACCGACAAGGCAAAAGCCTTGCGGAAGGATGCAGGCCTCTAG
- the sucD gene encoding succinate--CoA ligase subunit alpha, whose translation MSILVNKNTRVVVQGITGKEGSFHATQCKAYGTQVVAGVTPGKAGQEVEGIPVFNTVRDAVKKTECDTSLIFVPPPFCADAILEAADAGVKLVICITEGIPVNDMVRVKRALRGRDVRLVGPNCPGVITVDEAKIGIMPGFIHKKGVVGVVSRSGTLTYEAVHQLSTLGLGETTCVGIGGDPVNGTGFVDVLPLFEKDPETQAIVMIGEIGGDAEEKAAEFIKKQVKKPVVSFIAGITAPPGRRMGHAGAIISGGKGTASEKMKALEAAGVRVVKNPAEIGHAVKAALGR comes from the coding sequence GTGAGCATCTTGGTGAATAAGAACACGCGGGTGGTTGTACAAGGAATCACGGGAAAGGAAGGTTCCTTCCACGCGACCCAGTGCAAAGCCTATGGGACGCAGGTCGTTGCAGGCGTGACGCCTGGCAAGGCCGGGCAGGAGGTCGAGGGCATTCCAGTTTTCAATACTGTGCGCGACGCCGTGAAGAAGACGGAATGCGACACTTCATTGATCTTTGTGCCGCCGCCTTTTTGTGCGGATGCGATTCTCGAAGCCGCTGATGCAGGCGTCAAGCTCGTGATCTGTATCACGGAAGGAATCCCTGTCAACGACATGGTCCGGGTCAAGCGAGCCCTGCGTGGGCGGGATGTCAGGCTCGTCGGCCCCAATTGTCCTGGTGTCATCACGGTCGATGAAGCCAAAATTGGGATCATGCCTGGATTCATTCATAAGAAAGGTGTGGTCGGGGTGGTTTCCCGCAGCGGCACCCTCACGTACGAAGCCGTCCATCAGCTATCGACCTTGGGGCTTGGGGAGACGACCTGTGTCGGTATCGGTGGTGACCCGGTCAATGGAACCGGGTTTGTGGATGTGCTGCCGCTGTTTGAGAAAGATCCAGAAACGCAGGCCATCGTCATGATTGGCGAAATCGGCGGTGATGCGGAGGAGAAAGCGGCAGAGTTTATCAAGAAACAGGTAAAGAAGCCTGTGGTGAGTTTTATCGCCGGGATCACTGCCCCCCCTGGGCGTCGAATGGGACATGCTGGTGCCATCATTTCAGGCGGCAAGGGCACGGCTTCCGAAAAGATGAAGGCCCTTGAAGCAGCCGGTGTGCGTGTGGTGAAGAATCCTGCAGAGATTGGTCATGCCGTGAAGGCTGCATTGGGCCGATAA
- a CDS encoding cytochrome c biogenesis protein ResB — protein MNDKSDAASDVSATRPSTSGLGWEEFSREVVDFFASIKLAMFLFIVLAMTATIGTVIQQGERPETYVQEYGEEAYRWFLRLGFTDVYHTWWFTGLLGLLCVNSLTCFYKRFPSVWRSMRQDKVSVSLSFIQGMKQQTTLALNQPKETVAEGLVRLFAEKGYRVLAKSEPGEVTVYATKGIMGRVGAHVAHLSATVIVLGGLLGSYYGFQEFGVCLEGQTYHIPRGNFDLRVDKFWIDYHENGSVKSYNSTLTVIDQGTPTMTKTITVNDPLVYKGIWFYQSSYGDAWDQIEAARINIKDKANDKILATVDLEWNKEKAVDGLPLKMKMTDFVADFAFNSTEKKVFSKTAEHANPAIRLAVDERSAVQSTPWVFYHYPDLFEIKDSAYQFEFIGYQPKKFTGLQIARNPGINMVWIGCTMLVVGMTLSSLIYHRRLWAKIIPGEFGVTLHLGGTTHKSQIDFQKEFKKLTDKIQAKTSS, from the coding sequence ATGAACGATAAATCTGATGCAGCATCCGATGTGAGCGCAACCCGTCCTTCCACTTCCGGCCTGGGATGGGAAGAGTTTTCACGCGAGGTCGTCGACTTTTTCGCCTCTATTAAGTTGGCGATGTTCTTATTCATTGTCCTCGCCATGACCGCCACCATCGGGACTGTGATTCAGCAGGGTGAGCGTCCGGAAACCTATGTGCAGGAGTATGGGGAAGAGGCCTACCGCTGGTTTCTTCGCCTCGGGTTCACCGATGTGTATCACACCTGGTGGTTCACCGGACTGCTCGGACTGCTCTGCGTCAATTCACTCACCTGTTTCTATAAACGGTTTCCCAGTGTGTGGCGCTCGATGCGTCAGGACAAGGTCAGTGTCTCATTGTCCTTTATCCAGGGGATGAAGCAACAGACGACCCTCGCGCTCAATCAGCCCAAAGAAACCGTTGCCGAAGGCCTTGTGAGGCTCTTTGCGGAAAAAGGCTACAGAGTGCTTGCGAAGAGTGAGCCTGGGGAAGTCACCGTCTATGCGACCAAAGGCATCATGGGCCGAGTCGGTGCGCACGTAGCCCATTTGAGCGCGACGGTGATCGTGTTGGGTGGCCTGCTCGGGAGCTACTATGGATTCCAAGAGTTCGGGGTGTGCTTAGAGGGGCAGACGTATCACATCCCGCGAGGCAACTTTGATCTCCGTGTCGATAAGTTCTGGATCGACTACCATGAAAACGGTTCGGTGAAGTCCTACAACAGTACCTTGACGGTCATCGATCAGGGGACGCCGACGATGACGAAGACCATTACCGTCAATGATCCGCTGGTGTACAAGGGCATCTGGTTTTACCAGTCCAGTTATGGGGATGCCTGGGATCAGATCGAGGCCGCTCGCATCAATATTAAGGACAAGGCGAACGATAAAATCCTAGCGACGGTCGACCTGGAGTGGAACAAAGAAAAAGCCGTCGATGGGCTGCCCCTCAAGATGAAGATGACGGATTTCGTGGCCGATTTTGCGTTCAACTCGACGGAGAAAAAAGTCTTCTCCAAGACGGCCGAACACGCCAATCCCGCGATCCGGTTGGCGGTGGATGAGCGCAGTGCCGTGCAATCCACACCGTGGGTGTTTTATCATTATCCGGATCTCTTTGAGATCAAAGACTCCGCGTATCAGTTTGAATTCATCGGGTATCAGCCCAAGAAGTTCACCGGGTTGCAGATTGCCAGGAATCCCGGCATCAACATGGTCTGGATTGGGTGTACGATGTTGGTGGTAGGTATGACGCTGTCGTCGCTGATCTACCATCGGCGGCTGTGGGCGAAGATTATTCCTGGCGAGTTCGGGGTGACGCTTCACCTGGGGGGCACGACGCATAAGAGCCAAATTGATTTTCAAAAAGAGTTCAAGAAACTGACGGACAAGATTCAAGCTAAGACCTCATCCTGA
- the ccsB gene encoding c-type cytochrome biogenesis protein CcsB — protein sequence MMRSLFLFDMTFWLYLAALGLYVAYLFAKRPAMQMAPAGHPIDNLEDRDGAWATQLGQVATLVTVFGWVLNTLALTTRAFERMEHSGTFAPWSNQFEAMAYVSWAIILGYVLLEIRYRIKAVGAFVVGIGFIAMGAASLLPYRYQTAEPLVPALNSYWIYIHVSVTLTSYAAFAMAGGLGLMYLFKERAVNRGLQSRFYAAFPDLETIDELGYKAIMLGFPLLAFGIILGAMWANYAWGGYWSWDPKETWSLIVWLIYGAYIHARMTRGWEGHKAAIYAIFGFLMVIFCFWGVNFLLSGLHAYA from the coding sequence ATGATGCGATCGTTGTTTCTCTTCGATATGACCTTCTGGCTGTACCTGGCCGCACTGGGCCTCTATGTGGCGTATCTCTTCGCGAAACGCCCCGCCATGCAGATGGCTCCGGCAGGACATCCCATCGACAATCTTGAAGACCGTGATGGTGCCTGGGCTACTCAATTAGGGCAGGTGGCCACGTTGGTCACGGTGTTCGGATGGGTGCTGAATACGCTGGCGTTGACCACCAGGGCGTTCGAGCGAATGGAGCATTCCGGCACATTTGCTCCGTGGTCGAATCAGTTCGAGGCGATGGCCTATGTCTCCTGGGCCATCATTCTGGGATATGTCCTCCTGGAGATTCGGTACAGGATCAAGGCGGTCGGGGCTTTCGTGGTGGGTATTGGGTTCATCGCCATGGGGGCGGCGTCGCTCTTGCCCTACCGGTACCAGACGGCAGAGCCGCTCGTCCCGGCGTTAAACAGCTATTGGATCTATATCCATGTCTCCGTCACCTTGACCAGCTATGCTGCGTTCGCCATGGCTGGTGGACTGGGTCTGATGTACCTGTTCAAGGAGCGAGCGGTGAATCGGGGACTGCAGTCCAGATTCTACGCGGCCTTTCCCGATCTCGAAACCATCGATGAGCTTGGATATAAGGCGATCATGCTCGGGTTTCCGCTGCTGGCGTTCGGGATCATCCTGGGAGCGATGTGGGCGAACTATGCCTGGGGTGGTTACTGGAGTTGGGATCCGAAGGAAACCTGGTCGCTGATCGTGTGGCTGATCTACGGGGCCTATATTCATGCCCGTATGACGCGAGGGTGGGAAGGGCACAAGGCCGCCATCTATGCGATCTTCGGATTCCTGATGGTGATTTTCTGTTTCTGGGGAGTGAATTTCTTGCTCTCCGGTCTCCATGCGTATGCGTAG
- the sucC gene encoding ADP-forming succinate--CoA ligase subunit beta — MNVHEFQAKSLFAQFGVPVPRGKEITSPEAATTWANELNTPVLVVKAQIHAGGRGKAGGVKITKDKAAVAGLAKELIGKTLVTHQTGPKGRTVHRLLMEEGANIAKELYLSILVDRDTGWATFIASTEGGMEIEEVAEKSPEKIIKEAVDPAVGFQGHNGRNVAFALGLQHIEPAVINPFVQLLGNLYRLFMEKNAALVEINPLIITKEKTLVALDGKVSFDDNGIFKHADVQSMRDLNEEDPLEIEATANNLNYVKLDGNIGCMVNGAGLAMATMDVIKLAGSEPANFLDVGGGATKDTVAAGFRILLKDPNVKGIFINIFGGIVRCERIANGVIEAAKEVKINVPLVVRLQGTNAPEGRTLLAESGLKVDVADDLWEAAQKIVKLTGKAA; from the coding sequence ATGAACGTTCATGAATTTCAAGCCAAGTCGTTGTTCGCGCAATTCGGCGTACCAGTCCCGCGCGGGAAGGAAATCACGTCTCCTGAGGCGGCCACCACCTGGGCTAATGAACTGAATACACCGGTGCTTGTCGTCAAGGCACAGATTCACGCTGGTGGACGGGGTAAGGCCGGAGGCGTCAAGATTACCAAGGACAAGGCAGCGGTCGCCGGTTTGGCCAAAGAACTCATCGGGAAGACGCTGGTCACTCATCAGACGGGACCGAAGGGTCGCACGGTCCATCGCCTCCTTATGGAAGAGGGAGCTAATATTGCCAAGGAGCTGTATCTCAGCATCCTGGTTGATCGAGACACCGGGTGGGCCACCTTTATCGCGAGCACTGAAGGTGGCATGGAAATCGAAGAGGTCGCCGAGAAATCCCCAGAGAAGATCATCAAGGAGGCCGTTGATCCTGCGGTTGGATTTCAGGGCCACAATGGTCGGAATGTTGCGTTTGCGCTTGGGCTGCAACACATCGAACCGGCAGTCATCAACCCCTTTGTCCAGTTGCTGGGGAATCTTTACCGTCTCTTTATGGAGAAGAATGCGGCATTGGTAGAGATCAACCCCCTGATCATCACGAAAGAAAAAACGTTGGTGGCATTGGACGGCAAGGTCTCGTTTGATGACAATGGTATTTTCAAGCACGCGGACGTGCAGAGCATGCGCGACTTGAACGAAGAGGATCCTTTGGAGATCGAGGCAACGGCGAACAATCTCAATTACGTGAAGCTCGATGGCAACATTGGCTGTATGGTGAATGGAGCCGGGTTGGCCATGGCCACAATGGACGTGATTAAGCTTGCCGGCAGTGAGCCTGCAAATTTTCTTGATGTGGGTGGCGGCGCCACTAAGGATACCGTCGCAGCCGGCTTTCGGATTCTGTTGAAGGACCCGAACGTCAAAGGCATCTTCATCAACATCTTTGGTGGAATTGTTCGTTGTGAACGTATCGCCAACGGTGTGATCGAAGCCGCGAAGGAAGTGAAAATCAATGTGCCGCTTGTGGTCCGCCTGCAAGGTACGAATGCGCCCGAAGGGAGAACACTGCTCGCGGAATCAGGATTGAAAGTGGACGTTGCCGATGACCTCTGGGAGGCGGCGCAAAAAATTGTGAAGTTGACTGGAAAAGCCGCCTGA
- a CDS encoding adenosylhomocysteinase, with protein MDYDVKDMGLADQGKLKIEWAEATMPVLRLIRKRFERERPLKGIRVTACLHVTTETANLMKTLKAGGADVRLCASNPLSTQDDVAAALVRHDGIPTFAIKGEDNQTYYRHIESAIGHKPQVSMDDGADVVSHLHSKRKDLLKNVIGGTEETTTGVIRLRSMAEKKVLKFPVISVNDADTKHMFDNRYGTGQSTLDGIVRATNRLVCGSTVVVVGYGWCGRGIAMRAKGMGADVVVTEVDPMKGLEAVMDGYRVMPMEQAAAIGDFFVTVTGNIHVIRGEHFAAMKDGAIVCNSGHFNVELDIPALEKLSKKKLAVRTGVDQYTLKNGRRVSLLGEGRLVNLATAEGHPSSVMDMSFANQALGAEFIVKNYKKLEKKVYPVPADIDKEIARLKLAGMGMSIDKLTKEQVKYLASWEMGT; from the coding sequence GTGGATTACGATGTGAAAGACATGGGCTTAGCTGATCAGGGCAAACTCAAGATTGAATGGGCCGAAGCCACGATGCCGGTACTGCGGCTGATTCGCAAACGATTCGAGCGTGAACGTCCACTGAAAGGCATTCGCGTCACCGCCTGCCTCCACGTCACCACCGAAACCGCCAATCTCATGAAGACGCTGAAGGCCGGAGGCGCAGATGTACGACTCTGCGCGTCGAATCCCCTGAGCACACAGGATGACGTCGCCGCCGCGCTGGTTCGCCATGACGGCATTCCCACCTTTGCGATCAAAGGTGAAGACAACCAGACCTACTATCGCCACATCGAATCCGCGATCGGCCACAAGCCGCAAGTATCCATGGATGACGGGGCCGATGTGGTCTCGCACCTCCATTCCAAGCGCAAAGATCTGCTCAAGAACGTGATCGGCGGCACAGAGGAAACCACCACCGGCGTGATTCGACTCCGCAGCATGGCCGAAAAGAAGGTCCTCAAATTCCCGGTCATCTCCGTCAATGACGCCGATACCAAGCATATGTTCGACAATCGGTACGGCACGGGTCAAAGCACCCTAGACGGTATCGTACGCGCCACGAATCGCCTGGTCTGCGGCTCCACAGTCGTCGTCGTCGGCTACGGATGGTGTGGCCGTGGAATCGCCATGCGCGCAAAGGGCATGGGGGCCGATGTCGTCGTCACCGAAGTGGATCCCATGAAGGGGCTGGAAGCCGTCATGGACGGCTACCGCGTCATGCCCATGGAACAGGCTGCTGCAATCGGCGACTTCTTCGTCACCGTCACCGGCAACATTCACGTGATCCGTGGCGAACACTTTGCAGCCATGAAAGACGGCGCGATCGTCTGCAACAGCGGTCACTTCAATGTTGAGTTGGACATACCGGCACTGGAAAAGCTCAGCAAGAAAAAGCTTGCGGTGCGGACCGGTGTAGACCAGTACACGCTGAAGAATGGTCGGCGCGTGAGCCTGCTCGGCGAAGGTCGGCTGGTCAATCTCGCGACGGCGGAAGGCCATCCTTCCAGCGTCATGGACATGAGCTTTGCAAATCAAGCACTGGGAGCGGAATTTATCGTCAAGAATTACAAAAAACTCGAGAAGAAGGTGTACCCTGTCCCTGCCGATATCGACAAGGAAATCGCTCGTCTCAAACTGGCGGGCATGGGCATGTCGATCGACAAACTCACCAAAGAGCAGGTGAAATATCTGGCCTCTTGGGAAATGGGAACCTAG